In a genomic window of Eriocheir sinensis breed Jianghai 21 chromosome 38, ASM2467909v1, whole genome shotgun sequence:
- the LOC127008753 gene encoding tetratricopeptide repeat protein 28-like isoform X1, which yields MTQRNMELLDLRKKKVSGGLKGHNAKLEVDGEGEGGGSKALFLEKVRQSNAACQSGDFETAVALYTEAIALDPHNHILYSNRSAAHIKLAKFAHALQDATKARELNPKWPKVSVKCMCVVEGGSM from the exons ATGACCCAGAGAAACATGGAGCTGCTTGACCTAAGGAAGAAGAAGGTCAGCGGGGGCCTCAAGGGTCACAATGCAAAG TTGGAGGTTGATGGTGAGGGGGAGGGCGGCGGGTCGAAGGCACTCTTTCTGGAGAAGGTGCGCCAGAGTAACGCGGCGTGCCAGTCGGGGGACTTCGAGACGGCCGTGGCTCTGTACACGGAGGCCATCGCGCTCGACCCACACAACCACATCCTCTACTCCAACCGCTCCGCCGCCCACATCAAGCTTGCTAAGTTCGCTCACGCCCTTCAGGATGCCACCAAAGCCCGCGAACTCAATCCTAAATGGCCAAAGGTGAGtgttaagtgtatgtgtgtggtggAAGGAGggtctatgtga
- the LOC127008753 gene encoding hsp70-Hsp90 organising protein-like isoform X2 encodes MASRDNPTLEVDGEGEGGGSKALFLEKVRQSNAACQSGDFETAVALYTEAIALDPHNHILYSNRSAAHIKLAKFAHALQDATKARELNPKWPKVSVKCMCVVEGGSM; translated from the coding sequence TTGGAGGTTGATGGTGAGGGGGAGGGCGGCGGGTCGAAGGCACTCTTTCTGGAGAAGGTGCGCCAGAGTAACGCGGCGTGCCAGTCGGGGGACTTCGAGACGGCCGTGGCTCTGTACACGGAGGCCATCGCGCTCGACCCACACAACCACATCCTCTACTCCAACCGCTCCGCCGCCCACATCAAGCTTGCTAAGTTCGCTCACGCCCTTCAGGATGCCACCAAAGCCCGCGAACTCAATCCTAAATGGCCAAAGGTGAGtgttaagtgtatgtgtgtggtggAAGGAGggtctatgtga